GAAGAACTAGTAGTTATCAACACGGGAAAGGTGGCAGAGGGCTTATACGTTACGGGAATGGCGGTTGCAGAAGTTAAAGGGCTGCCCAGAATGGGACCTATTTTCGGAGCAATGGTTTTATCAGGAAAAGCAGTAGCAGAGCAGATAATAAAGGATTTGTTAAAAACTGAAATTAAAATTTAAAAATAATTAATGATTTTTATTTTTAATTAATAATATTTATAGCTTGAGAACAAATTTCTATATATAAATTTTAAAATTGTCTTTAACTTCTCACCCTTTCTAATACATGTGGAGAGAAAACCTTAAATGCCAAGCATTTTTAAAAATGATGAGTTAATATGTCATCACAAGCTAAGATAAAAATCTCAGATAAAGCAGAAGGAATTATAGAAAGAGATTATCAAAATAATGTAATTGGAAGACGTGAATTAACATTAAAAGTCTATCATATGGGAAGTGGGACTCCTTCTAGGAAAGAGATAATAAAAGCAGTAGTGGAAAGTTTAGGAGTAAAAGATAATTTAGTTGTAGTTAGAAAAATATCTACAGTTTACGGTGCTGGAATTAGTAATGTGAAGTTACATGTCTATAATTCGCGTGAGGTACTAGAGAAAATTGAGCCAAAATACTTATTAGATAGAGACGCAGGAACTAAACAAAAGAAGGGAGGAGGTAAAGGTGCCCAAAAAGGAGCAAGTCAAAGCAGTAGTTAGAACATATTATGTTATAGAAGGAGATAAGATAAAGTTAAAGAATAAGAAATGTCCTAGATGTGGAAGTATAATGGCTCATCATATGAAACCCTATGAAAGATGGGCATGCGGAAAATGCGGTTACACTGAATTTATAAGCGCAGGTAAGAAAAAATAAATATGTTAGTACTAGGCATAGAATCTACAGCACATACTTTCGGAGTTGGTATAGCTACAGATAGACCACCTTATATATTAGCTAATGAAAAAGATACCTTTGTACCCAAAGAAGGAGGAATGAAGCCAGGTGATTTACTTAGGCACCATGCCGAAGTATCATCAACGATCCTTAAAAGGGCACTAGAAAAGGCCAAATTAAGTATTAAAGAGATAGATTATATAGCAGTAGCTTTAGGTCCAGGGATAGGTCCTGCATTAAGAGTAGGTGCAACTTTAGCAAGAGCTTTAGCACTTAAGTTTAATAAAAAGCTAATTCCTATAAATCATGGTATAGCCCATATAGAAATAGGATACTTGTCGACTCAAGCTAAAGACCCGTTAATCCTTTATTTATCGGGTGGAAATACAATTATAACCACTTTTTATAAGGGTAAATTCAGAACATTTGGGGAAACTCTCGATATAGCTTTAGGAAACATGATGGACGTTTTCGTAAGGGAAGTGAAACTGGCACCCCCTTATGTAGTTAATGGGAAACATGTGATTGATATATGTGCAGATAAGGGTAGTAAGTTATTAGATCTTCCTTATGTAGTTAAGGGTCAGGATATGTCATATTCTGGGCTGTTAACTGCAGCATTAAGATTAGTAGGAAAAGAGAAATTAGAAGATATTTGTTACACAGTAAGAGAGATAGCTTTTGACATGCTCCTTGAAGCTACTGAAAGGGCCTTAGCACTAACATCAAAGAAGGAATTATTAGTAGTTGGTGGTGTTGCGGCGAGTGTAAGTTTAAGGAAGAAATTGGAAGAATTAGGAAAAGAATGGAATATAGAAATTAAAGTAGTTCCGCCTGAATTTGCAGGAGATAATGGAGCAATGATAGCCTATACTGGTGTTTTAGCTGCATCAAAAAATGTATTTATAGACATTGATAAATCCTACGTAAGGCCTAGATGGAGAGTTGATGAGGTAGAAATACCATGGAGAAACTAAAATTATTAAAAAGGGGGGCAGAATCTAATATATATGAGGGTTATTTTTTAGGAATTCATGCTATATTTAAGCAAAGGATAAGGAAAAGTTATAGGAATCCAGAAATAGATCATAAAATAAATTACGAAAGGACAATTTTGGAAGCTAAACTAATATACACCGCATTGAAAAATAATATAAACGTTCCTGCAGTACTATACATTGATCCAGAGAATTATCTTTTAGTTCTAGAATATATAGAAGGATATGTATTAAAGGATATAATTAATGATCTAGATTCAGAATCTTTAAAAAAGTTAGGAAAAGAGATTGGAAAGATAGCAGGTAAGCTTCACAGTATAGGAATTGCTCATGGAGACCTAACTACTAATAATCTAATAAAAAACCCAGTCACTAATGAAATTTTCTTAATAGATTTTGGGTTAGCTAAAAGATCAGATGATGAGGAAGATTTCGCAACCGATATTCATGTATTTTTAAGATCATTAGAGAGTGTTCATTCTGACTATAAAGATATTATATATGAATCTTTTTTAAAGGGATACGAGGAGATAATGGGAAATAAAACTAGTCAAATAGTAAATATAGTTAAAGATATAAGAATGAGGGGAAGATATATTGAAGAAAGACGTAAAAATAAGTTTAATAACTAACAATGAGGGGAAATTTCGCGAAATGAGTGAGATGGCTAAAGAGTTTAACATAGAATTGGAGTGGATAAAAAGTGATAAGGTAGAGATAC
The genomic region above belongs to Saccharolobus caldissimus and contains:
- a CDS encoding 30S ribosomal protein S24e, with amino-acid sequence MSSQAKIKISDKAEGIIERDYQNNVIGRRELTLKVYHMGSGTPSRKEIIKAVVESLGVKDNLVVVRKISTVYGAGISNVKLHVYNSREVLEKIEPKYLLDRDAGTKQKKGGGKGAQKGASQSSS
- a CDS encoding 30S ribosomal protein S27ae, giving the protein METQELNKRREEVKVPKKEQVKAVVRTYYVIEGDKIKLKNKKCPRCGSIMAHHMKPYERWACGKCGYTEFISAGKKK
- the kae1 gene encoding KEOPS complex N(6)-L-threonylcarbamoyladenine synthase Kae1, with amino-acid sequence MLVLGIESTAHTFGVGIATDRPPYILANEKDTFVPKEGGMKPGDLLRHHAEVSSTILKRALEKAKLSIKEIDYIAVALGPGIGPALRVGATLARALALKFNKKLIPINHGIAHIEIGYLSTQAKDPLILYLSGGNTIITTFYKGKFRTFGETLDIALGNMMDVFVREVKLAPPYVVNGKHVIDICADKGSKLLDLPYVVKGQDMSYSGLLTAALRLVGKEKLEDICYTVREIAFDMLLEATERALALTSKKELLVVGGVAASVSLRKKLEELGKEWNIEIKVVPPEFAGDNGAMIAYTGVLAASKNVFIDIDKSYVRPRWRVDEVEIPWRN
- a CDS encoding Kae1-associated kinase Bud32, with protein sequence MEKLKLLKRGAESNIYEGYFLGIHAIFKQRIRKSYRNPEIDHKINYERTILEAKLIYTALKNNINVPAVLYIDPENYLLVLEYIEGYVLKDIINDLDSESLKKLGKEIGKIAGKLHSIGIAHGDLTTNNLIKNPVTNEIFLIDFGLAKRSDDEEDFATDIHVFLRSLESVHSDYKDIIYESFLKGYEEIMGNKTSQIVNIVKDIRMRGRYIEERRKNKFNN